From the genome of Eucalyptus grandis isolate ANBG69807.140 chromosome 2, ASM1654582v1, whole genome shotgun sequence, one region includes:
- the LOC104433407 gene encoding uncharacterized protein LOC104433407 has protein sequence MWKFTSNVISSIGLKKSSSEPTRVCQECSDDEVASNVSRDEGLECPICWESFNIVENVPYVLLCGHTLCKNCVLALQSALLNFPGQQIKIPFLISCPWCHLLSLRWIHRGNLKFPRKNFFLLWMVESLNGDRTKFASSLSLEHQSVSSPRRNLPLGNRSGNGSLRRQPSSRNSGQLSQMENVSRSSNGQHSPFPKSLDIFIDIMSKFPLVIVFLLILFFVLPSCAVILLLYLLLTILFAIPSFLVLYFAYPVLGWLVKEITS, from the coding sequence ATGTGGAAGTTTACGTCAAATGTCATTTCAAGCATCGGATTGAAAAAAAGCTCTAGTGAGCCAACTCGAGTATGTCAGGAGTGCTCAGATGATGAGGTTGCTTCAAATGTGAGCAGGGATGAAGGCTTGGAATGCCCTATATGCTGGGAGTCATTCAATATTGTCGAGAATGTGCCGTATGTCCTATTGTGTGGCCATACACTCTGCAAGAACTGTGTCCTCGCCCTTCAATCAgctcttttgaattttccggGACAACAAATTAagataccctttctcatttccTGTCCCTGGTGCCACTTGTTGTCGTTGAGGTGGATTCATAGGGGGAACCTAAAGTTCCCTCGCAAGaacttcttccttctttggaTGGTCGAGAGCTTGAATGGGGACCGGACCAAGTTTGCTTCCAGTTTATCTCTTGAACATCAATCAGTTAGCTCTCCAAGGCGCAATCTACCTCTTGGAAATCGATCTGGCAACGGTAGCCTCAGAAGGCAGCCAAGTTCTCGAAATTCCGGGCAATTGTCCCAGATGGAAAATGTCAGCCGCAGTTCCAATGGGCAGCATTCCCCTTTCCCTAAATCTCTGGATATATTCATTGACATTATGTCTAAGTTCCCATTGGTTATCGTGTTTCTCCTGATTCTGTTTTTTGTGCTGCCCAGTTGCGCTGTCATCTTGCTCCTGTATCTTCTGCTCACCATTCTTTTTGCAATACCCTCGTTTTTGGTATTGTACTTTGCATACCCCGTTTTG
- the LOC104433408 gene encoding uncharacterized protein LOC104433408: MDPTHATHSQSHGHAHHKPDNSELMASAKVVAEAARHTFSHETNKIDRARVAGAASDILDAACHYGKLEEKSYGKYVEKAEGYLHQYGSSNSSSAAAARRPPRPARGSPCRLRRPPRPARGSTCRRGAAPPLVGPFRGRGAVRERRGVRGLHEDGPGVPRLRRPGAFRERRGLRGLHENGSGLSQEVA, from the coding sequence ATGGATCCGACCCACGCCACCCACTCTCAGTCGCACGGCCACGCCCACCACAAGCCCGACAACAGCGAGCTCATGGCCAGCGCCAAGGTCGTGGCGGAGGCCGCCAGGCACACCTTCAGCCACGAGACCAACAAGATCGACCGGGCCAGGGTCGCCGGAGCCGCCTCCGACATCCTCGACGCCGCCTGCCACTACGGCAAGCTCGAGGAGAAGAGCTACGGCAAGTACGTGGAGAAGGCCGAGGGATACCTCCACCAGTACGGCTCCTCCAACTCCtcatccgccgccgccgcccgccggccACCACGCCCCGCACGCGGAAGCCCCTGCCGCCTCCGCCGGCCACCACGCCCCGCACGGGGAAGCACCTGCCGCCGAGGCGCCGCACCACCACTCGTCGGGCCATTCCGGGGGCGAGGAGCAGTCCGGGAGCGGCGGGGGGTACGGGGATTACATGAAGATGGCCCAGGGGTTCCTCGGCTCCGGCGGCCAGGAGCATTCCGGGAGCGGCGGGGGTTACGGGGACTACATGAAAATGGCTCAGGGCTTTCTCAAGAAGTAGCGTGA
- the LOC104433409 gene encoding protein GDAP2 homolog isoform X1: MYRTVATATAVGGLPTDSGEYVVSLDQVPRWSDTEYRSSLDYENGDPSFSNSYFADPLTSYSEITGNGTMSRFPVQHEVNSKVYLWRGHPWNLEVDAVVNSTNESMDEAHSSPGLHAAAGPGLAEECATLGGCRTGMAKVTNAYDLPARRVIHTVGPKYAVKYHTAAENALSHCYRSCLELLIDNGLQSIAMGCIYTDSKNYPREPAAHVAIRTVRRFLEKQKDRIKAVVFCTTTAVDTEIYKRLLPLYFPRDKHEEEVAISKLPADVGDENGETIIDERKIRIKPLPKKGIPKPPRASEDPPISDVGLVRRTSSYLDSYLDPAFMSLIKDPDQRRKEQWEKTAQAQSGWNCARLLGLGDLGGPPLSVAEEYSLHSRYLSKANSVNLSEIAEMKIVYRGGVDSEGRPVMVVVGAHFLLRCLDLERFVLYVVKEFEAVIKKPYTIVYFHSAASLQLQPDLGWMRRMQQILGRKHQRNLHAIYVLHPTFHLKATTFALQLFVDNVVWKKVVYVDRLLQLFRYVPREQLTIPDFVFQHDLEVNGGKGLIVDPRTKYVYQRP, translated from the exons ATGTACCGTACTGTGGCCACTGCCACAGCTGTTGGTGGATTACCAACTGATAGTGGGGAATATGTAGTGAGTTTGGATCAGGTTCCGAggtggagtgatacagaatatAGATCGTCCTTGGATTATGAAAATGGGGATCCTTCATTTTCTAACTCATATTTTGCTGATCCTCTGACGTCATATTCTGAAATTACTGGCAATGGGACGATGTCGAGGTTTCCGGTTCAACATGAAGTTAACTCAAAGGTATATCTGTGGAGGGGACACCCATGGAATCTCGAGGTGGATGCAGTCGTGAATTCTACGAACGAG AGTATGGATGAAGCACACAGTAGTCCTGGTTTACATGCTGCTGCTGGGCCTGGTCTCGCTGAAGAATGTGCGACACTG GGGGGATGTCGGACTGGAATGGCAAAAGTTACAAACGCATATGATCTTCCAGCAAG GAGGGTGATTCATACTGTTGGTCCTAAATATGCTGTCAAATATCATACTGCTGCTGAGAATGCATTAAGTCATTGTTACCGCTCTTGCCTTGAACTTCTTATTGATAATGGGCTTCAAAG CATTGCCATGGGTTGCATATACACAGACTCAAAGAACTATCCGCGTGAGCCAGCAGCACATGTGGCTATAA GGACTGTTCGTCGTTTTCTTgagaagcaaaaggacagaatCAAAGCAGTTGTATTTTGCACCACGACTGCAGTTGACACTGAGATCTATAAAAG ACTGCTTCCACTTTACTTTCCCCGAGATAAACATGAGGAAGAGGTAGCCATTTCCAAGCTTCCTGCAGATGTTGGGGATGAAAATGGTGAGACAATTATTGACGAACGTAAAATCCGAATCAAGCCTTTGCCAAAGAAGGGTATACCCAAACCTCCACGAGCCTCTGAGGATCCTCCCATCAGTGATGTTGGCTTGGTTAGAAG GACTTCTTCATATTTGGACTCATACTTGGATCCTGCCTTCATGTCATTAATTAAAGATCCAGATCAACGGCGAAAGGAGCAATGGGAAAAAACTGCCCAAGCACAGAGTGGCTGGAATTGTGCTAGATTGCTTGGATTGGGTGATCTCGGAGGACCTCCTTTATCTGTTGCTGAAGAATACTCACTTCATTCTAGATACCTCTCTAAAGCCAATTCTGTTaatctatccgaaattgcagaGATGAAGATTGT TTACCGAGGTGGGGTGGACAGTGAGGGTCGCCCTGTGATGGTAGTTGTGGGAGCACATTTTCTGCTGCGCTGTCTTGATCTAGAAAGATTTGTCCTCTATGTTGTAAAG GAATTTGAGGCGGTGATAAAGAAACCTTACACTATTGTATACTTCCATTCTGCGGCATCTTTGCAGCT TCAACCTGATCTGGGATGGATGAGGCGGATGCAACAGATACTCGGTCGTAAGCACCAGCGTAATTTGCAT GCAATCTATGTTCTTCACCCAACTTTTCACCTAAAGGCCACAACTTTTGCCTTGCAGTTGTTTGTAGACAATGTG gtgTGGAAGAAAGTGGTGTACGTTGATCGACTTCTGCAATTATTCAGATATGTTCCTCGTGAGCAGTTGACAATACCCGATTTTGTGTTCCA GCACGATTTAGAAGTGAACGGTGGCAAGGGTCTTATTGTGGATCCCAGGACCAAATACGTGTATCAACGACCATAG
- the LOC104433409 gene encoding protein GDAP2 homolog isoform X3 has protein sequence MYRTVATATAVGGLPTDSGEYVVSLDQVPRWSDTEYRSSLDYENGDPSFSNSYFADPLTSYSEITGNGTMSRFPVQHEVNSKVYLWRGHPWNLEVDAVVNSTNESMDEAHSSPGLHAAAGPGLAEECATLGGCRTGMAKVTNAYDLPARRVIHTVGPKYAVKYHTAAENALSHCYRSCLELLIDNGLQSIAMGCIYTDSKNYPREPAAHVAIRTVRRFLEKQKDRIKAVVFCTTTAVDTEIYKRLLPLYFPRDKHEEEVAISKLPADVGDENGETIIDERKIRIKPLPKKGIPKPPRASEDPPISDVGLVRRTSSYLDSYLDPAFMSLIKDPDQRRKEQWEKTAQAQSGWNCARLLGLGDLGGPPLSVAEEYSLHSRYLSKANSVNLSEIAEMKIVYRGGVDSEGRPVMVVVGAHFLLRCLDLERFVLYVVKEFEAVIKKPYTIVYFHSAASLQLQPDLGWMRRMQQILGRKHQRNLHAIYVLHPTFHLKATTFALQLFVDNVWCTLIDFCNYSDMFLVSS, from the exons ATGTACCGTACTGTGGCCACTGCCACAGCTGTTGGTGGATTACCAACTGATAGTGGGGAATATGTAGTGAGTTTGGATCAGGTTCCGAggtggagtgatacagaatatAGATCGTCCTTGGATTATGAAAATGGGGATCCTTCATTTTCTAACTCATATTTTGCTGATCCTCTGACGTCATATTCTGAAATTACTGGCAATGGGACGATGTCGAGGTTTCCGGTTCAACATGAAGTTAACTCAAAGGTATATCTGTGGAGGGGACACCCATGGAATCTCGAGGTGGATGCAGTCGTGAATTCTACGAACGAG AGTATGGATGAAGCACACAGTAGTCCTGGTTTACATGCTGCTGCTGGGCCTGGTCTCGCTGAAGAATGTGCGACACTG GGGGGATGTCGGACTGGAATGGCAAAAGTTACAAACGCATATGATCTTCCAGCAAG GAGGGTGATTCATACTGTTGGTCCTAAATATGCTGTCAAATATCATACTGCTGCTGAGAATGCATTAAGTCATTGTTACCGCTCTTGCCTTGAACTTCTTATTGATAATGGGCTTCAAAG CATTGCCATGGGTTGCATATACACAGACTCAAAGAACTATCCGCGTGAGCCAGCAGCACATGTGGCTATAA GGACTGTTCGTCGTTTTCTTgagaagcaaaaggacagaatCAAAGCAGTTGTATTTTGCACCACGACTGCAGTTGACACTGAGATCTATAAAAG ACTGCTTCCACTTTACTTTCCCCGAGATAAACATGAGGAAGAGGTAGCCATTTCCAAGCTTCCTGCAGATGTTGGGGATGAAAATGGTGAGACAATTATTGACGAACGTAAAATCCGAATCAAGCCTTTGCCAAAGAAGGGTATACCCAAACCTCCACGAGCCTCTGAGGATCCTCCCATCAGTGATGTTGGCTTGGTTAGAAG GACTTCTTCATATTTGGACTCATACTTGGATCCTGCCTTCATGTCATTAATTAAAGATCCAGATCAACGGCGAAAGGAGCAATGGGAAAAAACTGCCCAAGCACAGAGTGGCTGGAATTGTGCTAGATTGCTTGGATTGGGTGATCTCGGAGGACCTCCTTTATCTGTTGCTGAAGAATACTCACTTCATTCTAGATACCTCTCTAAAGCCAATTCTGTTaatctatccgaaattgcagaGATGAAGATTGT TTACCGAGGTGGGGTGGACAGTGAGGGTCGCCCTGTGATGGTAGTTGTGGGAGCACATTTTCTGCTGCGCTGTCTTGATCTAGAAAGATTTGTCCTCTATGTTGTAAAG GAATTTGAGGCGGTGATAAAGAAACCTTACACTATTGTATACTTCCATTCTGCGGCATCTTTGCAGCT TCAACCTGATCTGGGATGGATGAGGCGGATGCAACAGATACTCGGTCGTAAGCACCAGCGTAATTTGCAT GCAATCTATGTTCTTCACCCAACTTTTCACCTAAAGGCCACAACTTTTGCCTTGCAGTTGTTTGTAGACAATGTG TGGTGTACGTTGATCGACTTCTGCAATTATTCAGATATGTTCCTCGTGAGCAGTTGA
- the LOC104433409 gene encoding protein GDAP2 homolog isoform X2 encodes MYRTVATATAVGGLPTDSGEYVVSLDQVPRWSDTEYRSSLDYENGDPSFSNSYFADPLTSYSEITGNGTMSRFPVQHEVNSKVYLWRGHPWNLEVDAVVNSTNESMDEAHSSPGLHAAAGPGLAEECATLGGCRTGMAKVTNAYDLPARRVIHTVGPKYAVKYHTAAENALSHCYRSCLELLIDNGLQSIAMGCIYTDSKNYPREPAAHVAIRTVRRFLEKQKDRIKAVVFCTTTAVDTEIYKRLLPLYFPRDKHEEEVAISKLPADVGDENGETIIDERKIRIKPLPKKGIPKPPRASEDPPISDVGLVRRTSSYLDSYLDPAFMSLIKDPDQRRKEQWEKTAQAQSGWNCARLLGLGDLGGPPLSVAEEYSLHSRYLSKANSVNLSEIAEMKIVYRGGVDSEGRPVMVVVGAHFLLRCLDLERFVLYVVKEFEAVIKKPYTIVYFHSAASLQLQPDLGWMRRMQQILGRKHQRNLHAIYVLHPTFHLKATTFALQLFVDNVKVVYVDRLLQLFRYVPREQLTIPDFVFQHDLEVNGGKGLIVDPRTKYVYQRP; translated from the exons ATGTACCGTACTGTGGCCACTGCCACAGCTGTTGGTGGATTACCAACTGATAGTGGGGAATATGTAGTGAGTTTGGATCAGGTTCCGAggtggagtgatacagaatatAGATCGTCCTTGGATTATGAAAATGGGGATCCTTCATTTTCTAACTCATATTTTGCTGATCCTCTGACGTCATATTCTGAAATTACTGGCAATGGGACGATGTCGAGGTTTCCGGTTCAACATGAAGTTAACTCAAAGGTATATCTGTGGAGGGGACACCCATGGAATCTCGAGGTGGATGCAGTCGTGAATTCTACGAACGAG AGTATGGATGAAGCACACAGTAGTCCTGGTTTACATGCTGCTGCTGGGCCTGGTCTCGCTGAAGAATGTGCGACACTG GGGGGATGTCGGACTGGAATGGCAAAAGTTACAAACGCATATGATCTTCCAGCAAG GAGGGTGATTCATACTGTTGGTCCTAAATATGCTGTCAAATATCATACTGCTGCTGAGAATGCATTAAGTCATTGTTACCGCTCTTGCCTTGAACTTCTTATTGATAATGGGCTTCAAAG CATTGCCATGGGTTGCATATACACAGACTCAAAGAACTATCCGCGTGAGCCAGCAGCACATGTGGCTATAA GGACTGTTCGTCGTTTTCTTgagaagcaaaaggacagaatCAAAGCAGTTGTATTTTGCACCACGACTGCAGTTGACACTGAGATCTATAAAAG ACTGCTTCCACTTTACTTTCCCCGAGATAAACATGAGGAAGAGGTAGCCATTTCCAAGCTTCCTGCAGATGTTGGGGATGAAAATGGTGAGACAATTATTGACGAACGTAAAATCCGAATCAAGCCTTTGCCAAAGAAGGGTATACCCAAACCTCCACGAGCCTCTGAGGATCCTCCCATCAGTGATGTTGGCTTGGTTAGAAG GACTTCTTCATATTTGGACTCATACTTGGATCCTGCCTTCATGTCATTAATTAAAGATCCAGATCAACGGCGAAAGGAGCAATGGGAAAAAACTGCCCAAGCACAGAGTGGCTGGAATTGTGCTAGATTGCTTGGATTGGGTGATCTCGGAGGACCTCCTTTATCTGTTGCTGAAGAATACTCACTTCATTCTAGATACCTCTCTAAAGCCAATTCTGTTaatctatccgaaattgcagaGATGAAGATTGT TTACCGAGGTGGGGTGGACAGTGAGGGTCGCCCTGTGATGGTAGTTGTGGGAGCACATTTTCTGCTGCGCTGTCTTGATCTAGAAAGATTTGTCCTCTATGTTGTAAAG GAATTTGAGGCGGTGATAAAGAAACCTTACACTATTGTATACTTCCATTCTGCGGCATCTTTGCAGCT TCAACCTGATCTGGGATGGATGAGGCGGATGCAACAGATACTCGGTCGTAAGCACCAGCGTAATTTGCAT GCAATCTATGTTCTTCACCCAACTTTTCACCTAAAGGCCACAACTTTTGCCTTGCAGTTGTTTGTAGACAATGTG AAAGTGGTGTACGTTGATCGACTTCTGCAATTATTCAGATATGTTCCTCGTGAGCAGTTGACAATACCCGATTTTGTGTTCCA GCACGATTTAGAAGTGAACGGTGGCAAGGGTCTTATTGTGGATCCCAGGACCAAATACGTGTATCAACGACCATAG
- the LOC104433411 gene encoding LOW QUALITY PROTEIN: putative pentatricopeptide repeat-containing protein At1g69350, mitochondrial (The sequence of the model RefSeq protein was modified relative to this genomic sequence to represent the inferred CDS: inserted 3 bases in 2 codons), translated as MTLYMPLFRACASLRTVAQLHAHLLVTGLHRDPLASTRLIQSYAEMGSLESSRLVFDHFHAPDSFMWGVLIKCCAWSRSFEGAVSLYREMVRQRKEITRFIYPSVLRACSCSGNLGAGETVHGTVVKCGLDGDDVILSSLLCMYGEMGSLRNAGKVFDGMSGRDVVSWSSMISSYVDNGDPSGGLDVFRSMLLQGFEPDSVTMIGMAEACAQLGSLCLARLIHGQVVTRNIESDDATLNNSLVVMYSKCGDLSSAEVLFNIATHQSAASWTAMISSYNQSGHFREALNVFLEMQESQSKANSVTMMAILCSCARLGWLREGQSVHCFVIRNAVDPGYDFLGPAFIEFYADCGRVHDSKKTFMIIEERDAVSWNMLITVYARKGFLEEALSTFLQMRVQGIIPDSFSLTVSLWSCGSMGFSQLGCQIHGFVMKSHFEKGFVLNALIDMYSKCSDVDSAYRVFLEIQQKDIVTWNTMICGFCQNGYSLEAIHLFDKMYXNGFIMDEVSFLSVIQACSQLGYLEKGKWVHHKLIIHGVRKDLYIDTALTDMYAKSGDLKSAQSVFDSMPEKTVVSWSAMIAGYGTHGQIDIAISLFNRMVQMGIQPNDITFMNILSACSHTGSVEYGKFYFGLMNSHGVAPKLEHFACLIDLXQSFGNLDEAYSVISSMPFPADPSIWGALINGCRIHQRMDIFQIIQRDLLDVDTADTGYYTLLSNIHAEEGNWVRSRKLRSTMESAGLKKVPGYSLIELGNRTYKFGAGDISDLQMEEICKLREKNLQNLEAE; from the exons ATGACCCTTTACATGCCCTTGTTCAGGGCGTGCGCGAGCTTGAGGACGGTGGCTCAGCTCCACGCCCACCTCCTCGTCACGGGCCTCCACCGGGACCCGCTCGCTTCCACCAGGCTCATCCAGTCCTATGCCGAAATGGGCTCTCTCGAATCCTCAAGGCTCGTCTTCGACCATTTTCACGCGCCCGATTCCTTCATGTGGGGCGTGCTTATCAAGTGCTGCGCGTGGAGTCGCTCTTTCGAGGGAGCCGTCTCGCTGTACCGCGAAATGGTTCGCCAACGGAAGGAGATCACTCGGTTCATATACCCATCCGTGTTACGAGCCTGCTCCTGCTCGGGCAATCTCGGCGCGGGCGAAACCGTCCACGGGACGGTCGTTAAGTGTGGACTGGATGGGGACGATGTGATTCTATCTTCATTGCTGTGTATGTACGGAGAAATGGGCTCGCTGCGGAATGCCGGGAAGGTGTTTGATGGTATGTCGGGTAGAGATGTGGTGTCTTGGAGTTCGATGATCTCCAGTTATGTTGATAATGGGGATCCCAGCGGTGGGCTGGATGTGTTCCGTTCGATGCTTTTACAAGGTTTTGAGCCCGACTCGGTCACAATGATTGGCATGGCTGAGGCTTGTGCCCAATTGGGTTCTTTGTGTTTGGCAAGGTTGATCCACGGACAAGTGGTGACAAGGAATATTGAAAGTGATGATGCAACATTGAATAACAGTCTTGTTGTAATGTACAGTAAATGCGGTGATCTGTCTAGCGCAGAGGTTCTCTTCAATATCGCCACTCACCAGTCTGCTGCCTCATGGACTGCGATGATTTCGAGCTATAATCAGAGTGGGCACTTTCGTGAAGCACTCaatgtttttctagaaatgcagGAGTCCCAGAGTAAAGCTAATTCAGTTACCATGATGGCTATTTTATGCTCTTGTGCAAGGTTGGGGTGGCTGAGAGAGGGGCAGTCAGTTCATTGTTTTGTCATTAGAAATGCTGTAGATCCCGGATATGATTTTTTGGGGCCTGCATTTATAGAGTTCTACGCTGACTGTGGAAGAGTACATGATAGCAAGAAAACTTTCATGataattgaagagagagatgcTGTCTCGTGGAATATGCTCATAACAGTTTATGCACGAAAAGGATTTTTAGAGGAGGCTTTATCGACATTTTTACAGATGCGAGTACAGGGAATAATACCAGACTCATTCAGCTTAACAGTATCACTGTGGTCTTGCGGAAGCATGGGTTTTTCACAGCTTGGATGTCAAATTCATGGTTTTGTGATGAAGTCCCATTTTGAAAAGGGATTTGTACTAAATGCACTTATTGATATGTACTCAAAATGCAGTGATGTGGATTCTGCTTACAGAGTGTTTCTTGAGATCCAACAAAAAGATATTGTTACTTGGAATACAATGATTTGTGGATTTTGTCAGAATGGTTATTCTCTAGAAGCCATCcatctttttgataaaatgt TGAATGGCTTCATAATGGATGAAGTCAGCTTCCTTAGTGTAATTCAAGCTTGTTCACAATTAGGATACCTAGAAAAGGGTAAATGGGTTCACCATAAGCTCATCATCCATGGTGTAAGGAAAGATCTCTACATTGATACAGCTCTAACAGATATGTATGCCAAATCTGGAGACCTCAAATCTGCCCAATCAGTTTTTGATAGTATGCCTGAGAAAACTGTAGTTTCATGGAGTGCCATGATAGCTGGTTATGGAACCCATGGTCAGATCGATATAGCCATCTCACTTTTCAACCGAATGGTGCAAATGGGGATACAACCAAATGATATCACCTTTATGAATATCCTATCGGCTTGCAGTCACACAGGATCTGTGGAGTATGGGAAGTTCTATTTCGGGTTAATGAATTCCCATGGAGTTGCTCCCAAGTTGGAACATTTTGCTTGTTTAATTGATCT TCAGTCGTTCGGGAATCTTGACGAAGCATATTCAGTAATCTCTTCCATGCCTTTCCCTGCAGATCCTAGCATCTGGGGTGCCTTGATCAATGGTTGTCGTATTCATCAGAGAATGgacattttccaaattattcaaagGGATCTTTTAGATGTTGATACAGCCGATACAGGGTACTACACATTGTTATCTAATATACATGCAGAAGAAGGGAATTGGGTTCGATCACGGAAATTAAGGTCGACAATGGAAAGTGCAGGTTTAAAGAAAGTCCCTGGATACAGCTTGATTGAACTTGGTAACAGAACTTATAAATTTGGAGCAGGAGATATATCTGACTTGCAAATGGAGGAAATATGTAAACTACgagaaaaaaatcttcaaaatttgGAAGCAGAATGA